One segment of Bradyrhizobium sp. WD16 DNA contains the following:
- the hemA gene encoding 5-aminolevulinate synthase, with amino-acid sequence MDYSQFFSAALNRLHDERRYRVFADLERIAGRFPHAVWHSPRGERNVVIWCSNDYLGMGQHPKVVGAMVESATRSGTGAGGTRNIAGNNHSLIQLEQELADLHGKDSALVFTSGYVSNQTGISTLAKLLPNCLILSDALNHNSMIEGIRQSGCERIVFRHNDLGHLEELLRAADPDRPKLIVCESLYSMDGDVAPLAAICDLAERYGALTYVDEVHAVGMYGPRGAGIAERDAVMDRIDVIEGTLAKAFGCLGGYIAARADIIDAVRSYAPGFIFTTALPPSICSAATAAIRHLKTSQWERERHQDRAARVKAILQAAGLPVMASDTHIVPVFVGEPERCKRASDLLLEDHGIYIQPINYPTVPKGAERLRVTPSPYHDDVLIDRLAEAMVQVWEKLGLPLGAKALAAE; translated from the coding sequence ATGGATTACAGCCAGTTCTTCAGCGCCGCCCTGAACCGCCTGCACGACGAGCGGCGCTACCGCGTTTTCGCCGACCTGGAACGGATCGCCGGCCGCTTCCCCCATGCGGTGTGGCACTCCCCACGCGGCGAGCGCAACGTGGTGATCTGGTGCTCCAACGACTACCTCGGCATGGGCCAGCACCCGAAGGTCGTCGGCGCCATGGTCGAAAGCGCCACCCGCAGCGGCACCGGTGCCGGCGGCACCCGCAACATCGCCGGCAACAACCACTCCCTGATCCAGCTCGAGCAGGAACTGGCCGATCTCCACGGCAAGGATTCCGCCCTGGTCTTCACCTCGGGCTATGTCTCGAACCAGACCGGCATCTCGACCCTCGCCAAGCTGCTCCCGAACTGCCTGATCCTGTCCGACGCCCTCAACCATAATTCCATGATCGAGGGCATCCGCCAGTCCGGCTGCGAGCGCATCGTCTTCCGCCACAACGACCTCGGCCACCTCGAGGAATTGCTGCGCGCCGCCGACCCCGACCGGCCGAAGCTGATCGTCTGCGAAAGCCTCTATTCCATGGACGGCGACGTCGCGCCGCTCGCCGCGATCTGCGATCTCGCCGAACGCTACGGCGCCTTGACCTATGTCGACGAGGTCCACGCCGTCGGCATGTACGGCCCGCGCGGCGCCGGCATCGCCGAGCGCGACGCCGTGATGGACCGCATCGACGTCATCGAAGGCACGCTCGCCAAGGCCTTCGGCTGCCTCGGCGGCTACATCGCCGCGCGCGCGGACATCATCGACGCGGTGCGCTCCTATGCGCCGGGCTTCATCTTCACCACGGCGCTGCCGCCGTCGATCTGCTCGGCGGCGACCGCCGCGATCCGCCACCTCAAGACCTCGCAGTGGGAGCGTGAGCGCCACCAGGACCGGGCGGCGCGGGTCAAGGCGATCCTCCAGGCCGCCGGCCTGCCGGTGATGGCGAGCGACACCCACATCGTTCCGGTCTTCGTCGGCGAGCCGGAGCGCTGCAAGCGCGCCAGCGACCTGCTGCTGGAAGACCACGGCATCTACATCCAGCCGATCAATTATCCGACCGTGCCCAAGGGCGCGGAGCGGCTGCGCGTCACCCCCTCGCCCTACCACGACGACGTGCTGATCGATCGGCTCGCCGAAGCCATGGTCCAGGTCTGGGAAAAGCTCGGCCTGCCGCTCGGGGCCAAGGCGCTCGCCGCCGAATAA
- a CDS encoding methyl-accepting chemotaxis protein — translation MVGSILRKLASLPLSIVRWRPRLWLRFGLRGNLFLAFAIIAGMAIVISAAAGILLGRLGGTMESLSGRDIPRLAASLELSALSESLSSKGPALLAAKDEASRDELTRSLKDTQAAAMAKLREIKNLGGDPAVVGALEETVKGIDDTIGSLANAAKERLDIVADRERLYDTLRVAHSHFLESAGPEMMETQTKLTALLASPEVEVDLVRDAAYAVERLSTVVSDANNMAADMMGALSATTSGDIDALQETFKTTRKHVDPLLKSLGAVKSAAPLHAEAMKLIVMGEGKTSAFKVRQKELDAVDFGQLILDETGKLNRGLEMSVHQLVKDVESGTNARTGAAKATVATATVVMLALGALTLIGSAAFVWLYVGRNILRRIGNLQAVMARLAAGDLGAEVARSRQRDEIAVMADSLEVFRDGLIQARDMSADQDRDREAKAARAARMEEQIARFEHIMRGSLEGLMTSADAMQQTAQSMSATAGRSSELATAVAAAAEETSINVQTVSSGTEELSSSIAEISRQVAGSTQVAHKAVQQAGATDSTMQGLAASAARISTVIDLIQSIASQTNLLALNATIEAARAGDSGRGFAVVASEVKSLATQTAQATEEIRAQIAQMQQATTGAVDAIRDIVATIGEISDYTGSIAAAVEQQGSATHEMARNIQQAAGGTTDVSSNIVGVSEASTEAGTAAAKVLDASGGLRREAEELRASIHAFLAEIRAA, via the coding sequence ATGGTCGGGTCGATCCTGCGCAAGCTTGCGTCACTGCCGTTGTCGATCGTTCGGTGGCGTCCGAGGCTCTGGCTGCGGTTTGGGCTGCGCGGCAATCTGTTTCTCGCCTTCGCGATCATCGCCGGCATGGCCATCGTCATCAGCGCCGCGGCCGGCATCCTGCTGGGGCGCCTCGGCGGCACCATGGAGTCACTCAGCGGCCGCGACATCCCGCGCCTCGCCGCCAGCCTGGAGCTGTCGGCGCTCAGCGAAAGCCTGTCGTCCAAGGGGCCGGCGCTGCTCGCCGCCAAGGACGAGGCCTCGCGCGACGAACTGACCAGGAGCCTCAAGGACACCCAGGCCGCGGCCATGGCCAAGCTGCGCGAGATCAAGAACCTCGGCGGCGATCCGGCCGTGGTCGGCGCCCTGGAGGAGACCGTCAAGGGCATCGACGACACCATCGGCAGCCTCGCCAACGCCGCCAAGGAGCGCCTCGACATCGTCGCCGACCGCGAGCGGCTCTATGACACGCTGCGCGTCGCCCATTCGCATTTCCTCGAGTCCGCCGGCCCCGAGATGATGGAGACCCAGACCAAGCTGACGGCGCTGCTGGCCTCTCCCGAAGTCGAGGTCGACCTGGTGCGCGACGCCGCCTATGCGGTCGAGCGGCTGTCGACCGTGGTGTCCGACGCCAACAACATGGCCGCCGACATGATGGGGGCGCTGTCCGCCACCACCAGCGGCGACATCGACGCCCTGCAGGAGACGTTCAAGACGACGCGCAAGCATGTCGATCCGCTGCTCAAGTCGCTCGGCGCCGTCAAGAGCGCGGCGCCGCTGCATGCCGAGGCCATGAAGCTGATCGTCATGGGCGAAGGCAAGACCAGCGCGTTCAAGGTCCGGCAGAAGGAGCTCGACGCCGTCGATTTCGGCCAGCTCATTCTCGACGAGACCGGCAAGCTCAACCGCGGCCTCGAAATGAGCGTCCATCAGCTCGTCAAGGACGTCGAGAGCGGAACCAATGCCCGCACCGGCGCCGCCAAGGCGACGGTCGCGACCGCGACGGTAGTGATGCTGGCGCTCGGCGCCCTGACCCTGATCGGCTCGGCGGCGTTCGTCTGGCTCTATGTCGGCCGCAACATCCTGCGCCGCATCGGCAATCTTCAGGCGGTGATGGCGCGCCTCGCCGCCGGCGACCTCGGCGCCGAGGTGGCGAGGAGCCGCCAGCGCGACGAGATCGCGGTGATGGCCGACAGTCTCGAAGTGTTCCGCGACGGCCTGATCCAGGCGCGGGACATGAGCGCCGACCAGGACCGGGACCGCGAGGCCAAGGCCGCCCGCGCCGCCCGCATGGAAGAGCAGATCGCGCGCTTCGAGCACATCATGCGCGGCTCGCTGGAAGGCCTGATGACCTCCGCCGACGCCATGCAGCAGACGGCGCAGAGCATGTCCGCCACCGCCGGCCGTTCCAGCGAACTCGCCACCGCGGTGGCCGCCGCCGCCGAAGAGACCTCGATCAACGTCCAGACCGTGTCGTCCGGCACCGAGGAGCTGTCGTCGTCGATCGCCGAGATCAGCCGACAGGTCGCCGGCTCGACGCAGGTCGCGCACAAGGCGGTGCAGCAGGCCGGCGCCACCGATTCGACGATGCAGGGTCTTGCCGCCAGCGCGGCCCGCATCTCGACGGTGATCGACCTGATCCAGAGCATCGCCTCGCAGACCAACCTGCTGGCGCTCAACGCCACCATCGAGGCGGCCCGCGCCGGCGACTCCGGCCGCGGCTTTGCGGTGGTCGCCTCCGAGGTGAAGAGCCTCGCCACCCAGACGGCGCAGGCGACCGAGGAGATCCGCGCCCAGATCGCGCAGATGCAGCAGGCGACCACCGGCGCGGTCGATGCCATCCGCGACATCGTCGCCACCATCGGCGAGATCAGCGACTACACCGGCTCCATCGCCGCGGCGGTCGAACAGCAGGGCTCGGCGACCCACGAGATGGCGCGCAACATCCAGCAGGCGGCCGGCGGCACCACCGACGTGTCGAGCAACATCGTCGGCGTCAGCGAGGCCTCCACCGAGGCCGGCACGGCGGCCGCCAAGGTGCTGGACGCCTCGGGCGGCCTGCGCCGCGAAGCCGAGGAGCTGCGCGCCAGCATTCACGCCTTCCTGGCCGAGATCCGCGCGGCGTGA
- a CDS encoding MBL fold metallo-hydrolase: MHTRAESAANQALVYPIETPPAPGEMVELRPGVLWVRLALPFRLNHVNIYLIADDGGWAMIDTGIGNEATIEAWTQLFEGPLRHVHVTRLIVTHAHPDHVGLAGWIVERFGCAFSMSQVEYLQAAYFQHRGADERKAAQRLFFRRHGMDEALTDELLGRGQDYLKRVSVLPASYHRLSHGDTIAIGSRRFRVITGGGHALDQVMLHCAEDSLFLSADQVLSKISPNVSVWAVEPKANSLGEYLASLAALERDLPADLLVLPGHGLPFFGLKTRVRQLADHHEERCELIAEACRTAPKTSAELVPVVFNKHVLDAHQMGFAAGELIAHVNYMLAEGRLKPAPSLDGVLRFSAA; this comes from the coding sequence ATGCACACCCGAGCCGAATCCGCCGCCAACCAGGCGCTGGTCTATCCGATCGAAACGCCGCCCGCGCCGGGCGAGATGGTCGAATTGCGGCCCGGCGTGCTGTGGGTGCGGCTCGCGCTGCCGTTCCGCCTCAACCACGTCAACATCTACCTGATCGCCGACGACGGCGGCTGGGCGATGATCGACACCGGCATCGGCAACGAGGCGACCATCGAGGCCTGGACACAGCTGTTCGAAGGCCCGCTGCGCCACGTCCACGTCACGAGGCTGATCGTCACCCATGCCCATCCCGACCATGTCGGCCTCGCCGGCTGGATCGTCGAGCGCTTCGGCTGCGCCTTCTCGATGTCCCAGGTGGAATATCTGCAGGCGGCCTATTTCCAGCACCGCGGCGCCGACGAGCGCAAGGCGGCGCAGCGGCTGTTCTTCCGCCGCCACGGCATGGACGAGGCGCTCACCGACGAATTGCTCGGCCGCGGCCAGGATTACCTCAAGCGCGTGTCGGTGCTGCCGGCCTCCTACCACCGCCTGTCCCACGGCGACACCATCGCCATCGGCAGCCGCCGCTTCCGGGTGATCACGGGAGGCGGCCACGCCCTCGACCAGGTGATGCTCCATTGCGCCGAGGACAGCCTGTTCCTGTCGGCCGACCAGGTGCTGAGCAAGATCTCTCCCAATGTCAGCGTCTGGGCGGTGGAGCCAAAAGCCAATTCGCTCGGCGAGTATCTCGCCTCGCTCGCCGCCCTGGAGCGCGACCTGCCCGCCGACCTCCTGGTGCTGCCGGGACACGGCCTGCCGTTCTTCGGTCTCAAGACCCGGGTGCGCCAGCTCGCCGACCATCACGAGGAGCGCTGCGAGCTGATCGCGGAAGCCTGCCGCACGGCGCCGAAGACCTCGGCCGAGCTCGTGCCGGTGGTGTTCAACAAGCACGTGCTCGACGCCCACCAGATGGGCTTTGCCGCGGGCGAACTGATCGCCCACGTCAACTACATGCTGGCCGAGGGCCGGCTCAAGCCGGCGCCGAGCCTCGACGGCGTGCTGCGCTTTTCCGCCGCTTAA
- a CDS encoding hybrid sensor histidine kinase/response regulator, with protein MQNWGVIAVAFGYIGFLFVVASYGDRLTQNRRAAAGRLIYPLSLAIYCTSWTFFGSIGLASRSGIEFLAIYVGPVLMIVFCTPLLRRVIHLAKTHNITSVADFIGARYGKSQAVAAMAAIIAIIGSVPYIALQLKAVATSLETILGAEQTRELAATRIPLVGDIALAVTVAMALFAVLFGTRHADATEHQHGLMLAVATESVVKLAVFITAGAFITFWMFSPAELIDRAAKSLEGARTLYHVPSIGNFLTMTLLAFFAVMLLPRQFHVSVVENTSNAEVGRARWMFPLYLVAINIFVLPVALAGLVQFPFGAVDSDMYLLALPMADGAAYLTIAVFIGGLSASTAMVIVECVALAIMVSNDIVVPLMLRHSPHGREGQNFAAFLLNTRRLAIFAIMLLAYFYYRSLGNAQLAAIGLLSFAAIAQLAPAFFGGLMWRSATARGAMGGMAAGFAVWAYTLLIPSLADLGAEQSHWLQHGPFGIEALRPQALLGSELPPLLHGVLWSLALNCLTYVLLSLMRRPSSIERVQGDLFVPNELAPITPSLRRWRSTVTVQDALATVAQYLGPDRARQEFENFAAAQRLVLEDGAPADFRLLRHAEHLIASSIGAASSRVVMSLLLRKRTVSAKAALKLLDDAHAALHFNREMLQTALNHVRQGIAVFDADLQLVCSNRQFGELLDLPPYVMQNGVPLRDILEALSGRDAADGGEAQIERRLAAYTTEGTPYLERLPGRNLVIEVRSNRMPGGALVITFSDITPSVEAAEALERANASLEMRVRQRTEELTRLNSELAQAKSAAEEANISKTRFLAAASHDVMQPLNAARLYVTSLIERHGGGETTRLVENIDESLEAIEDILGALLDISRLDAGAMAPSISSFRIGDLLRSLEIEFAPVARAKELELTFVSCSLPVTSDRVLLRRLLQNLISNAIKYTPHGRVLVGCRRRGGRLQIDILDTGVGIPVEKRGEIFKEFHRLDQGARIARGLGLGLSIVERIARVLGHSISIDANRGGGSRFSLTLPVADAVTYTATVTSATPLARAPMSGTRIVCIENDPAILDGMKTLLTGWNAEVVAALDPAAAIEAIAAKEGPITGLLVDYHLDRGTGIAAIREIRRRFGSGIPAILITADRSPAVRAAAAEDKIIVLNKPVKPAALRALLGQWRTQQMVAAAE; from the coding sequence ATGCAGAACTGGGGCGTGATCGCGGTCGCGTTCGGCTATATCGGCTTCCTGTTCGTCGTCGCGAGCTATGGCGACCGGCTGACCCAGAACCGCCGCGCCGCCGCCGGCCGGCTGATCTATCCGCTGTCGCTGGCGATCTACTGCACCTCCTGGACCTTCTTCGGCTCGATCGGGCTCGCCAGCCGCAGCGGCATCGAGTTCCTCGCCATCTATGTCGGCCCGGTGCTGATGATCGTCTTCTGCACGCCGCTGCTGCGGCGGGTGATCCACCTCGCCAAGACCCACAACATCACCTCGGTGGCCGACTTCATCGGCGCCCGCTACGGCAAGAGCCAGGCGGTCGCGGCCATGGCGGCGATCATCGCGATCATCGGCTCGGTGCCCTATATCGCGCTGCAGCTCAAGGCGGTGGCGACCTCGCTGGAGACCATTCTCGGCGCCGAACAGACCCGCGAACTCGCCGCCACCCGGATCCCGCTGGTCGGCGACATCGCTCTCGCCGTCACCGTCGCCATGGCGCTGTTCGCCGTGCTGTTCGGAACGCGGCACGCCGACGCCACCGAGCACCAGCACGGGCTGATGCTCGCGGTGGCGACGGAATCGGTGGTCAAGCTGGCGGTGTTCATCACCGCGGGCGCCTTCATCACCTTCTGGATGTTCTCGCCCGCCGAACTGATCGACAGGGCGGCCAAGTCGCTGGAGGGGGCGCGCACGCTCTATCACGTGCCATCGATCGGCAACTTCCTGACCATGACGCTGCTGGCCTTCTTCGCCGTCATGCTGCTGCCGCGGCAGTTTCACGTCAGCGTGGTGGAGAACACCTCCAATGCCGAGGTGGGCCGGGCGCGCTGGATGTTTCCGCTCTATCTCGTTGCGATCAACATCTTCGTGCTGCCGGTGGCCCTCGCCGGCCTGGTGCAATTCCCGTTCGGCGCGGTCGACAGCGACATGTATCTGCTGGCGCTGCCGATGGCGGACGGCGCCGCGTACCTGACCATTGCCGTCTTCATCGGCGGCCTGTCGGCCTCCACCGCCATGGTCATCGTCGAATGCGTCGCGCTGGCGATCATGGTGTCGAACGACATCGTCGTGCCGCTGATGCTGCGGCACAGCCCGCACGGACGCGAGGGCCAGAACTTCGCCGCTTTCCTGCTCAACACGCGGCGGCTGGCGATCTTCGCCATCATGCTGCTCGCCTATTTCTACTACCGCTCGCTCGGCAACGCCCAGCTCGCGGCCATCGGCCTGTTGTCCTTCGCCGCCATCGCCCAGCTCGCGCCGGCGTTCTTCGGCGGCCTGATGTGGCGCAGCGCCACCGCCCGCGGCGCCATGGGCGGCATGGCGGCGGGCTTCGCGGTCTGGGCCTACACCCTCCTCATTCCGAGCCTCGCCGATCTCGGCGCCGAGCAGTCGCACTGGCTCCAGCACGGCCCGTTCGGCATCGAGGCGCTGCGACCGCAGGCGCTGCTCGGCTCCGAACTGCCGCCGCTGCTCCATGGCGTGTTGTGGTCGCTGGCGCTCAACTGCCTGACCTACGTGCTGTTGTCGCTGATGCGCCGGCCGTCCTCGATCGAGCGCGTCCAGGGCGACCTGTTCGTGCCGAACGAACTCGCGCCGATCACGCCGAGCCTGCGGCGCTGGCGCTCGACGGTGACGGTGCAGGATGCCCTCGCCACCGTCGCCCAGTATCTCGGCCCGGACCGCGCCCGCCAGGAATTCGAAAATTTCGCCGCCGCCCAGCGCCTCGTGCTGGAGGACGGCGCGCCGGCGGATTTCCGCCTGCTGCGCCACGCCGAGCACCTGATCGCCTCCTCGATCGGCGCGGCCTCCTCCCGCGTGGTGATGTCGCTGTTGCTGCGCAAGCGCACGGTGTCGGCCAAGGCGGCGCTGAAGCTGCTCGACGACGCCCACGCCGCGCTGCATTTCAACCGCGAAATGCTGCAGACCGCGCTCAACCATGTCCGCCAGGGCATCGCGGTGTTCGACGCCGACCTCCAGCTCGTCTGCTCCAATCGCCAGTTCGGCGAGCTGCTCGACCTGCCGCCCTATGTCATGCAGAACGGCGTCCCGCTGCGCGACATCCTCGAGGCGCTCAGCGGCCGCGATGCGGCGGACGGCGGCGAGGCGCAGATCGAGCGGCGGCTCGCCGCCTACACCACCGAGGGCACGCCTTATCTGGAGCGCCTGCCCGGCCGCAACCTGGTGATCGAGGTGCGCTCCAACCGCATGCCGGGCGGCGCGCTGGTGATCACCTTCTCGGACATCACCCCGAGCGTCGAGGCGGCCGAGGCGCTGGAGCGGGCCAATGCCTCGCTGGAAATGCGGGTGCGTCAGCGCACCGAGGAACTGACGCGGCTGAACTCGGAGCTCGCCCAGGCCAAGAGCGCCGCCGAAGAGGCCAACATCTCCAAGACGCGCTTCCTGGCGGCGGCGAGCCACGACGTGATGCAGCCGCTGAACGCCGCGCGGCTCTACGTCACCAGCCTGATCGAACGCCATGGCGGCGGCGAAACCACGCGCCTCGTCGAGAACATCGACGAGTCGCTCGAAGCCATCGAGGACATCCTCGGCGCGCTGCTCGACATTTCCCGTCTCGACGCCGGCGCCATGGCGCCGTCGATCTCGAGTTTCCGGATCGGCGACCTGCTGCGCTCGCTGGAGATCGAATTCGCCCCGGTCGCGCGCGCCAAGGAGCTCGAATTGACCTTCGTGTCGTGCTCGCTGCCGGTCACCTCCGACCGCGTGCTGCTGCGTCGGCTGCTGCAGAACCTGATCTCGAACGCCATCAAGTATACCCCCCATGGTCGCGTCCTGGTGGGATGCCGCCGGCGCGGCGGCAGGCTTCAGATCGACATCCTCGATACCGGAGTGGGCATCCCGGTGGAGAAGCGCGGCGAGATCTTCAAGGAATTCCACCGCCTCGACCAGGGCGCGCGGATCGCGCGCGGCCTCGGCCTCGGCCTGTCGATCGTCGAGCGCATTGCCCGGGTGCTCGGCCACAGCATCTCGATCGATGCCAACCGCGGCGGCGGATCGCGCTTCTCGCTGACCCTGCCGGTGGCCGACGCCGTCACCTACACCGCCACGGTGACCAGCGCGACGCCGCTGGCGCGGGCGCCGATGAGCGGCACCCGCATCGTCTGCATCGAAAACGATCCGGCGATCCTCGACGGCATGAAGACGCTGCTCACCGGCTGGAACGCCGAGGTGGTCGCCGCGCTCGATCCGGCCGCCGCCATCGAGGCCATTGCCGCCAAGGAGGGCCCGATCACCGGTCTGCTCGTCGACTATCATCTCGACCGCGGCACCGGCATCGCCGCGATCCGCGAGATCCGCCGGCGGTTCGGCAGCGGCATCCCCGCGATCCTGATCACCGCCGACCGCAGCCCGGCGGTGCGCGCCGCCGCCGCCGAGGACAAGATCATCGTGCTCAACAAGCCGGTAAAGCCGGCGGCGCTGCGCGCCCTGCTCGGCCAGTGGCGGACGCAGCAGATGGTCGCCGCGGCGGAATAG
- a CDS encoding aldehyde dehydrogenase family protein, giving the protein MNVTVKLPPAKGVFIDNKWQPSQSGRTIAMLAPATGQVIGAIAAGEAADVDLAVKAARRALDGAWGRLTATERGRLLSRLGRLVEDHADELVKLEAADTGKPMKQARADVVAVARYFEYYGGAADKVHGDTIPFLDGYLVTTLYEPLGVTAQIIPWNYPGQMFGRTLGPALAMGNAVVVKPAEEACLVPLRLAELAAEAGFPAGAINVVPGLGEEAGAALSAHPGIDFVSFTGSPEVGALVQTAAARNHVGCTLELGGKSPQVVFADADLDAVLTSVCAAIVQNAGQTCSAGSRVLVERRIWDRFLADLTTRFSKLTAGTPEMDLDLGPVISAGQKKRIEAMLARAEAAGAEVVARGAIADGVPAEGFFVPPLLYRNVGRDSELARDEVFGPVLVAMPFDDEADAVALANGTDYGLVAGVWSGDGARAIRVARKVRVGQVFVNGYGAGGGIELPFGGMKKSGHGREKGFEALYELAAMKTMVVKHG; this is encoded by the coding sequence ATGAATGTCACGGTCAAGCTGCCGCCCGCCAAGGGCGTGTTCATCGACAACAAGTGGCAGCCGTCGCAGTCGGGCCGGACCATCGCCATGCTGGCGCCTGCCACCGGGCAGGTGATCGGCGCCATCGCCGCCGGCGAGGCCGCCGATGTCGATCTCGCCGTCAAGGCGGCGCGCCGGGCGCTGGACGGCGCCTGGGGCCGGCTGACCGCCACCGAGCGCGGCCGGCTGCTCAGCCGGCTCGGCAGGCTCGTCGAGGATCATGCCGACGAACTGGTGAAGCTCGAGGCCGCCGACACCGGCAAGCCGATGAAGCAGGCCAGGGCCGATGTCGTCGCGGTGGCGCGCTACTTCGAATATTACGGCGGCGCCGCCGACAAGGTGCATGGCGACACCATCCCGTTCCTCGACGGCTATCTCGTCACGACGCTCTACGAACCGCTCGGCGTCACCGCCCAGATCATTCCCTGGAATTATCCCGGGCAGATGTTCGGCCGCACGCTCGGCCCGGCGCTCGCCATGGGCAACGCCGTGGTGGTCAAGCCGGCCGAGGAAGCCTGCCTCGTGCCGCTGCGGCTCGCCGAACTCGCCGCCGAGGCGGGCTTCCCCGCCGGCGCCATCAATGTGGTGCCGGGTCTCGGCGAGGAGGCCGGCGCCGCGCTGTCGGCTCATCCCGGCATCGACTTCGTCTCCTTCACCGGCAGTCCCGAGGTCGGCGCGCTGGTGCAGACGGCGGCGGCCCGCAATCATGTCGGCTGCACCCTCGAACTCGGCGGCAAGTCGCCGCAGGTCGTGTTCGCCGACGCCGATCTCGACGCCGTGCTGACCAGCGTCTGCGCCGCCATCGTCCAGAATGCCGGCCAGACCTGCTCGGCGGGATCGCGCGTGCTGGTCGAGCGCAGGATCTGGGATCGCTTCCTCGCCGATCTGACGACGCGGTTTTCAAAACTCACCGCCGGCACCCCGGAGATGGATCTCGATCTCGGCCCGGTGATCAGCGCCGGCCAGAAGAAGCGCATCGAGGCCATGCTGGCGCGCGCCGAGGCGGCCGGCGCCGAAGTCGTGGCGCGCGGCGCCATCGCCGACGGCGTGCCGGCGGAAGGCTTCTTCGTGCCGCCGCTGCTCTATCGCAATGTCGGGCGCGACAGCGAACTCGCCCGCGATGAAGTGTTCGGCCCGGTGCTGGTGGCGATGCCGTTCGACGACGAGGCCGATGCGGTCGCGCTCGCCAACGGCACCGATTACGGCCTCGTCGCCGGGGTGTGGTCGGGCGACGGCGCCCGCGCCATCCGCGTCGCCCGCAAGGTCCGCGTCGGCCAGGTCTTCGTCAACGGCTACGGCGCCGGCGGCGGCATCGAGCTGCCGTTCGGCGGCATGAAGAAATCCGGCCACGGCCGCGAGAAGGGCTTCGAGGCGCTCTATGAGCTCGCCGCCATGAAGACCATGGTCGTCAAGCACGGCTGA
- a CDS encoding response regulator transcription factor, whose product MTSPATTRIVIADDHPLFRGALREAVRGVVSEVAIVEAGSFEELTALLEQDGDVDLILLDLTMPGISGFSGLIYLRAQYPAIPVVVVSASDDSVTIRRSMEFGASGFIPKRFGADTLRAAIAQVLAGEVWLPPDVDPTAAADPELAQLRDRLVTLTPQQVRVLMMLSEGLLNKQIAYALGVSEATIKAHVSAILQKLGVESRTQAVIAAAKIAGGQWRPGDAPAG is encoded by the coding sequence ATGACTTCACCCGCCACAACCCGCATCGTGATCGCCGACGATCATCCGCTGTTCCGCGGCGCCCTGCGCGAGGCGGTCCGCGGCGTGGTGTCCGAGGTGGCGATCGTCGAGGCGGGGTCGTTCGAGGAGTTGACGGCGCTGCTGGAACAGGACGGCGACGTCGACCTCATCCTGCTCGACCTGACCATGCCGGGGATCAGCGGCTTTTCCGGGCTGATCTACCTGCGCGCCCAATACCCGGCCATTCCGGTGGTGGTGGTCTCGGCCAGCGACGACAGCGTCACCATCCGCCGCTCGATGGAATTCGGCGCCTCCGGTTTCATTCCCAAGCGTTTCGGGGCCGATACCCTGCGGGCCGCCATCGCCCAGGTTCTGGCCGGCGAGGTCTGGCTGCCGCCGGACGTCGACCCGACCGCCGCCGCCGATCCGGAACTCGCGCAATTGCGCGATCGCCTGGTGACCCTGACGCCGCAACAGGTCCGCGTGCTGATGATGCTGTCCGAGGGACTGCTCAACAAGCAGATCGCCTACGCCCTCGGCGTGTCCGAGGCCACCATCAAGGCCCATGTCTCCGCCATCCTGCAGAAGCTCGGGGTCGAGAGCCGAACCCAGGCGGTGATCGCCGCCGCGAAGATCGCCGGCGGCCAATGGCGCCCGGGCGATGCCCCGGCGGGATAG